A stretch of Arthrobacter sunyaminii DNA encodes these proteins:
- a CDS encoding GNAT family N-acetyltransferase, whose protein sequence is MTPDSAVIAPLPIPGSLDSSDPASADFIAAVELLNDALRETWGNDDFRDAPQTQLAGFRPSSMRRRILLGARIGDELVGVAALKLPMLDNIHSAWVNVAVAPGIRRTGLGKRLYAAVEQAAAADGRRTLLGETDHPVRPGSDSGPVLAPKSGIGAIPADSAARFAADRHFELEQVERVSLLDLTGSIDWQGKLDAAAAAAGQDYALEFWQGACPEHLVDAYALLRQRMSTDAPMAGLDVEEERWDAGRIREGEAKVCEMQAEELVSAVRHVPTGQLAGHTVLMVFRSNPAVAFQDDTLVLEEHRGHGLGMLLKAANLVRLRQELSAASRVWTWNAAENVHMLAINEELGFEPVGYSGEWQKVL, encoded by the coding sequence ATGACACCTGACTCTGCGGTTATCGCTCCGCTGCCCATCCCCGGGAGCCTGGATTCTTCGGATCCTGCCTCGGCGGATTTCATCGCCGCCGTTGAGCTTCTGAATGACGCCCTGCGCGAGACGTGGGGCAATGACGACTTCCGGGACGCACCCCAGACGCAGCTGGCGGGCTTTCGTCCTTCATCAATGCGGCGGCGGATTCTGCTGGGTGCGCGGATCGGCGACGAGCTGGTGGGTGTGGCCGCGTTGAAGCTGCCGATGCTGGACAACATCCACTCGGCATGGGTGAATGTGGCCGTGGCTCCCGGTATCCGGCGGACCGGGCTGGGAAAGCGCCTGTATGCGGCGGTTGAGCAGGCCGCAGCGGCCGACGGGCGCCGAACCCTTTTGGGGGAAACTGATCATCCTGTGCGGCCGGGCTCTGATTCCGGCCCGGTGCTGGCACCGAAGAGCGGGATCGGAGCCATTCCTGCGGACAGCGCCGCACGCTTTGCCGCGGACCGGCACTTTGAGCTGGAACAGGTGGAACGGGTCAGCCTCCTGGATTTGACGGGCAGCATTGACTGGCAGGGGAAGCTGGACGCTGCCGCGGCGGCTGCCGGACAGGACTATGCCCTGGAGTTCTGGCAGGGTGCCTGCCCGGAGCACCTTGTGGATGCGTACGCGCTGCTGCGGCAAAGGATGAGCACGGATGCCCCCATGGCCGGCCTGGACGTGGAGGAGGAGCGGTGGGACGCCGGTCGGATCCGTGAGGGGGAAGCGAAAGTGTGTGAAATGCAGGCCGAAGAGCTGGTGAGCGCTGTCCGGCATGTTCCCACCGGCCAGCTGGCCGGGCACACGGTCCTGATGGTCTTTCGCAGCAACCCGGCGGTGGCCTTTCAGGACGATACCCTGGTCCTGGAGGAGCACCGGGGCCACGGGCTCGGCATGCTGCTCAAGGCTGCCAACCTGGTGCGGCTGCGGCAGGAGCTCTCCGCGGCATCACGTGTATGGACCTGGAATGCAGCCGAGAACGTCCACATGCTGGCCATCAACGAGGAGCTGGGGTTTGAGCCCGTCGGATATTCGGGGGAGTGGCAGAAGGTTCTCTGA
- the rplA gene encoding 50S ribosomal protein L1, translating into MAKRSKAYEAAVAKIDADKLYAPVEAVELAKETNPSKFDATVEVAFRLGVDPRKADQMVRGTVNLPHGTGKTARVLVFATGEKAEQAIAAGADFVGSDDMIEKVAAGWVDFDAAVATPDMMGKVGRLGRVLGPRNLMPNPKTGTVTPNVAKAVTDIKGGKIDFRVDKHSNLHFIIGKVSFDQQKLAENYAAALEEVLRLKPSASKGRYIQKATVSTTFGPGISVDPNVTKVLADA; encoded by the coding sequence ATGGCAAAGCGCAGCAAAGCATATGAAGCAGCTGTAGCCAAGATCGATGCGGACAAGCTGTACGCACCGGTTGAGGCTGTAGAGCTGGCGAAGGAAACCAACCCGTCCAAGTTTGATGCCACCGTAGAGGTCGCATTCCGCCTGGGCGTCGATCCCCGCAAGGCCGACCAGATGGTCCGCGGCACGGTTAACCTGCCCCACGGTACGGGTAAGACCGCCCGCGTCCTGGTTTTCGCAACGGGCGAGAAGGCAGAGCAGGCTATTGCAGCCGGCGCTGACTTCGTTGGTTCCGATGACATGATCGAAAAGGTTGCCGCAGGCTGGGTCGACTTCGACGCCGCCGTTGCCACCCCCGACATGATGGGCAAGGTCGGCCGCCTGGGCCGCGTCCTCGGCCCGCGTAACCTGATGCCGAACCCGAAGACCGGCACGGTTACCCCGAACGTCGCCAAGGCTGTCACCGACATCAAGGGCGGCAAGATCGACTTCCGCGTCGACAAGCACTCCAACCTGCACTTCATCATCGGCAAGGTGTCCTTCGACCAGCAGAAGCTGGCCGAGAACTACGCCGCAGCCCTGGAGGAAGTCCTGCGCCTGAAGCCGTCCGCTTCCAAGGGCCGCTACATCCAGAAGGCAACCGTTTCCACCACGTTCGGCCCGGGCATCTCCGTTGACCCCAACGTCACGAAGGTTCTCGCCGACGCATAA
- the rplK gene encoding 50S ribosomal protein L11, whose protein sequence is MAPKKKVTGLIKLQINAGAANPAPPIGPALGQHGVNIMEFCKAYNAATESQRGNVIPVEITVYEDRSFTFITKTPPAAQLIKKAAGVAKGSATPHTAKVANLTQAQVEEIATMKMEDLNANDVKAAAKIIAGTARSMGITVEG, encoded by the coding sequence ATGGCCCCCAAGAAAAAGGTCACCGGCCTCATCAAGCTGCAGATCAACGCAGGTGCCGCCAACCCGGCTCCTCCGATTGGTCCGGCACTTGGCCAGCACGGTGTCAACATCATGGAATTCTGCAAGGCGTACAACGCTGCAACGGAATCCCAGCGCGGCAACGTTATCCCGGTTGAAATCACCGTTTACGAAGACCGTTCGTTCACCTTCATCACGAAGACTCCTCCGGCTGCTCAGCTGATCAAGAAGGCTGCCGGTGTTGCCAAGGGTTCCGCAACCCCGCACACCGCCAAGGTTGCCAACCTGACCCAGGCTCAGGTCGAAGAGATCGCCACCATGAAGATGGAAGACCTCAACGCCAACGACGTCAAGGCTGCTGCCAAGATCATCGCCGGCACCGCCCGCTCCATGGGTATCACCGTAGAAGGCTAA
- the nusG gene encoding transcription termination/antitermination protein NusG yields the protein MSEQELESQINDNAADLDAEDETTAADVAEAPAEADVPAEDADAADEAVNSDSADSEDSEEEPEEDPAEAFKAKLRRQEGDWYVIHSYAGYENRVKANLETRIQTMEMEDNIFEIQVPMEEVVEIKNTTRKIVNRVRIPGYVLVRMELTDASWGVVRHTPGVTGFVGNAHNPVPLSLKEVYSMLEHTVVSPKIEAGKPAQESSNYAVDFEVGEPVTVNEGPFETLQATISEIKPESQQLVVLVTIFERETPVTLGFGQVTKLQ from the coding sequence GTGTCCGAGCAAGAACTCGAATCACAGATCAATGACAATGCCGCTGATCTGGATGCCGAGGATGAAACGACCGCAGCAGACGTCGCCGAGGCGCCCGCTGAGGCCGACGTTCCGGCAGAGGATGCCGACGCCGCCGATGAGGCCGTGAACTCTGATTCCGCAGACTCCGAAGACTCTGAAGAAGAGCCCGAGGAAGATCCCGCAGAAGCCTTCAAGGCCAAGCTGCGGCGCCAGGAGGGTGACTGGTACGTCATCCACTCCTACGCAGGTTACGAAAACCGCGTCAAGGCCAATCTTGAGACCCGCATCCAGACCATGGAAATGGAAGATAACATCTTCGAAATCCAGGTCCCGATGGAGGAAGTCGTCGAGATCAAGAACACGACCCGCAAGATCGTCAACCGGGTCCGAATCCCCGGTTACGTGCTGGTCCGTATGGAACTGACCGACGCCTCCTGGGGTGTTGTGCGACACACCCCCGGTGTTACAGGCTTCGTGGGCAACGCCCACAACCCGGTGCCGCTGAGCCTCAAAGAGGTTTACTCCATGCTGGAGCACACCGTGGTTTCCCCGAAGATCGAAGCCGGCAAGCCCGCGCAGGAATCTTCGAACTACGCAGTGGACTTCGAGGTCGGCGAGCCCGTTACGGTCAACGAAGGACCGTTCGAGACGCTTCAGGCCACGATCTCCGAGATCAAGCCCGAGTCCCAGCAGCTGGTGGTCCTCGTGACCATCTTCGAGCGCGAGACTCCGGTTACGCTTGGCTTCGGCCAGGTCACCAAGCTGCAGTAA
- the secE gene encoding preprotein translocase subunit SecE, with protein sequence MSEAMVTETAAGSSKGHPSSGPKKRGFFAAIALFLRQVIAELKKVVTPTRKELLRYTLVVLAFVVVMIVIVTVLDFVFGAGALWIFGEGSGES encoded by the coding sequence ATGAGTGAGGCGATGGTGACCGAGACAGCTGCCGGCAGCTCCAAGGGACACCCCTCCAGCGGGCCCAAGAAGCGCGGCTTCTTCGCGGCCATTGCGCTCTTCCTGCGTCAGGTCATTGCAGAACTGAAAAAGGTGGTCACCCCCACCCGCAAGGAACTGCTGAGATACACCCTCGTGGTCCTGGCCTTCGTGGTCGTGATGATAGTTATCGTGACAGTTCTGGATTTTGTCTTTGGTGCGGGAGCACTGTGGATCTTCGGTGAGGGCAGCGGCGAGAGCTAG
- a CDS encoding pyridoxal phosphate-dependent aminotransferase: protein MPSTGRISERIASIAESATLAVDAKAKALKAAGRPVIGFGAGEPDFPTPEYIVDAAVEAARNPRFHRYSPAGGLPELKKAIAEKTLRDSGYAVDPSQILVTNGGKQAVYEAFATLLNPGDEVLLPAPYWTTYPEAIRLAGGVPVEVFAGPEQGYMVTVEQLEAACTDKTKLLLFCSPSNPTGAVYPAEQVAEIGRWAAARGLWVVTDEIYEHLTYDGVEFTSIATAAPELGDKVVVLNGVAKTYAMTGWRVGWMIAAPDVIKAATNLQSHLSSNVANVSQMAALAAVSGPLTAVEEMKTAFDRRRKAMVAALNSVDGVECPMPEGAFYAYADVRQLLGKEFPGSDGPVRPQTSAELAALILETVEVAVVPGEAFGPSGYLRLSYALGDEDLAEGMSRLTEFLGRAS from the coding sequence ATGCCTTCCACCGGCCGAATTTCAGAGCGCATCGCTTCGATCGCGGAGTCCGCGACACTTGCCGTAGACGCCAAGGCGAAGGCACTCAAGGCAGCAGGGCGGCCGGTGATCGGCTTCGGTGCAGGCGAGCCGGATTTCCCGACCCCGGAGTACATTGTCGACGCGGCGGTCGAGGCCGCCCGCAACCCCCGCTTCCACCGCTACTCCCCCGCCGGCGGGCTGCCTGAACTGAAAAAGGCCATCGCGGAGAAAACGCTGCGCGATTCCGGTTATGCCGTGGACCCGAGCCAAATCCTGGTGACCAACGGCGGCAAGCAGGCGGTTTACGAGGCCTTCGCCACCCTGCTGAACCCCGGCGACGAGGTTCTGCTCCCCGCTCCCTACTGGACGACGTATCCGGAAGCCATCCGGCTGGCCGGCGGCGTTCCCGTGGAAGTGTTTGCCGGCCCCGAGCAGGGATACATGGTCACCGTGGAGCAGCTCGAGGCAGCCTGCACCGACAAGACCAAGCTCCTGCTGTTCTGCTCGCCCTCCAACCCCACCGGCGCCGTTTATCCCGCCGAGCAGGTTGCCGAAATCGGCCGGTGGGCTGCAGCCCGCGGCCTCTGGGTAGTCACCGACGAGATCTATGAACACCTGACGTACGACGGCGTGGAATTCACCTCCATTGCGACCGCGGCGCCGGAGCTCGGCGACAAGGTGGTAGTGCTCAACGGTGTGGCCAAGACCTACGCCATGACCGGCTGGCGCGTGGGCTGGATGATTGCCGCCCCGGACGTGATCAAGGCTGCCACCAACCTCCAGTCCCACCTGTCCTCCAATGTGGCCAACGTTTCCCAGATGGCCGCACTTGCTGCTGTCTCCGGTCCGCTGACCGCCGTGGAAGAGATGAAAACAGCCTTCGACCGCCGCCGCAAAGCCATGGTGGCGGCACTGAACTCGGTTGACGGCGTCGAATGCCCCATGCCGGAAGGCGCTTTCTACGCTTATGCCGACGTTCGGCAGCTGCTGGGCAAGGAGTTCCCCGGCTCTGACGGTCCGGTCCGGCCGCAGACCTCGGCCGAGCTGGCGGCGCTGATCCTGGAAACGGTGGAGGTGGCAGTGGTTCCCGGCGAGGCGTTTGGCCCCTCCGGCTACCTCCGCCTGTCCTATGCACTGGGCGACGAGGACCTTGCCGAAGGCATGTCCCGCCTGACGGAATTCCTCGGCCGGGCCAGCTGA
- a CDS encoding LuxR C-terminal-related transcriptional regulator, whose product MIPGTIDVVVVDDHAIFRSGLKADLDSRLRVVAEADTVERAVAAVRAHRPAVVLLDVHLPGGVGGGGAEVIAGCRDLLGSTRFLALSVSDAAEDVVTVIRAGARGYVTKTISGAEISDAVVRVAGGDAVFSPRLAGFVLDAFGTAAVAAVDDELDRLSARELEVMRLIARGYSYKEVAKELFISARTVETHVSAVLRKLQLSNRHELTRWAAARRLL is encoded by the coding sequence ATGATTCCCGGCACCATCGACGTCGTAGTGGTTGATGACCACGCAATCTTCCGTTCGGGCCTGAAAGCGGACCTGGACTCCCGGCTCCGCGTTGTGGCCGAGGCGGACACCGTGGAGCGCGCCGTCGCCGCTGTCCGCGCGCACCGCCCCGCCGTCGTGCTCCTTGATGTACATCTGCCCGGCGGAGTGGGAGGCGGCGGGGCCGAAGTCATAGCCGGTTGCCGCGATTTGCTGGGCAGCACCCGGTTCCTCGCGCTCAGCGTTTCGGACGCGGCGGAGGATGTTGTGACCGTGATCCGCGCCGGCGCCCGCGGCTACGTCACCAAAACGATCTCCGGTGCCGAGATTTCCGATGCCGTGGTGCGGGTGGCAGGCGGCGACGCGGTGTTCTCGCCACGGCTCGCGGGTTTTGTCCTGGATGCGTTCGGAACTGCTGCGGTCGCCGCGGTCGACGACGAGCTGGACCGCCTCTCCGCCCGCGAGCTGGAGGTAATGCGGCTGATCGCCCGCGGCTACAGCTACAAGGAAGTGGCCAAGGAGCTTTTCATCTCCGCCAGGACGGTCGAAACCCATGTTTCGGCCGTCCTGCGAAAACTCCAGCTCTCCAACCGGCACGAACTCACCCGCTGGGCTGCGGCACGCCGGCTTCTTTAG
- a CDS encoding ATP-binding protein, with protein MLDPLLRTDDRVVAGVCSGLAGHLGWSVGLVRALMVLLALAGGAGLVLYAWLWVLVPTADEAADKVQSNRDPRSVARNFAAYLNEQPSGESDAREPAPEDSRWIAAASNREILAGLALLAVAGAVIAQRFGADVNWQLLFPAGTIIVGAVLAWSQLDETRRAGLLSRAGADRRTGLLRLGGGLLLVVVGVILMVSGALTWDALLAGLLASAAVLAGVALVFAPWAVKYWRDLETERTGRIRERERAEIAAHLHDSVLQTLALIQNRSGSEQDVLRLARAQERELRRWLFADDPRTAGQLSDRLKAVAASVEDEYGYPVEVVAVGDATLDQPADALVQAARAALINAAQHAPGPVSVYVECTADRAEVFIRDRGPGFNPEEVPEDRLGVRESIVGRMRRHGGTAVIRSGPDGTEVRLALPLTRPATETNPAAGADPSTKTTENNQQSSERK; from the coding sequence ATGTTGGATCCGCTTCTGAGAACAGATGACCGCGTGGTGGCAGGGGTCTGTTCCGGGCTGGCCGGGCACCTGGGCTGGTCAGTCGGGTTGGTCCGGGCACTCATGGTTCTGCTGGCGCTGGCCGGAGGCGCAGGCCTGGTGCTGTACGCCTGGTTGTGGGTGCTGGTCCCCACGGCGGATGAAGCCGCCGACAAGGTGCAGTCCAACCGCGACCCGAGGAGTGTGGCCCGGAACTTTGCTGCCTATCTGAACGAGCAACCGTCCGGGGAGTCCGACGCCCGGGAACCCGCACCGGAAGATTCCCGCTGGATTGCAGCAGCGTCCAACAGAGAGATCCTCGCCGGGCTGGCACTGCTTGCCGTGGCCGGAGCGGTCATTGCACAGCGGTTTGGCGCCGATGTGAACTGGCAGCTCCTGTTTCCCGCGGGGACCATCATTGTTGGAGCCGTCCTGGCCTGGTCCCAGCTTGATGAAACACGACGGGCGGGTTTGCTCAGCCGTGCGGGTGCAGACCGCCGCACCGGTCTGCTCCGGCTGGGAGGCGGACTCCTGCTGGTGGTTGTGGGGGTGATCCTCATGGTGTCCGGCGCCTTGACCTGGGACGCCCTGCTGGCAGGCCTGCTTGCCTCGGCAGCTGTTTTGGCCGGAGTGGCACTGGTGTTTGCGCCGTGGGCCGTAAAGTACTGGCGGGATCTGGAAACGGAGCGGACAGGCCGGATCCGGGAGCGGGAACGGGCGGAAATTGCCGCGCACCTGCATGACTCGGTTCTGCAGACCCTGGCCCTGATCCAAAACCGGTCCGGCTCGGAGCAGGACGTTCTGCGTCTGGCACGGGCGCAGGAGCGCGAGCTGCGGCGGTGGCTCTTCGCTGATGATCCGCGGACGGCCGGACAGCTGTCGGACCGCCTCAAAGCGGTGGCTGCTTCGGTTGAGGACGAGTACGGGTACCCCGTGGAGGTGGTGGCGGTGGGTGATGCGACCCTGGACCAGCCTGCGGACGCCCTGGTCCAGGCCGCACGGGCGGCGCTGATTAACGCGGCCCAGCATGCACCCGGACCGGTCTCGGTCTACGTGGAATGCACCGCTGATCGTGCTGAGGTCTTCATCCGCGACCGCGGACCCGGCTTCAACCCCGAGGAAGTGCCCGAAGACCGGCTCGGTGTCCGCGAGTCAATTGTCGGCCGGATGAGGCGCCACGGCGGCACCGCCGTCATCCGCAGCGGGCCGGACGGAACCGAAGTGCGGCTGGCCCTGCCGCTGACCCGCCCGGCAACGGAAACAAACCCGGCAGCGGGAGCTGACCCATCAACGAAAACCACAGAGAACAACCAGCAGTCATCGGAGCGCAAATGA
- a CDS encoding PspC domain-containing protein, with protein sequence MTPQPPVPDPAGSPTEPLPPFDSAENPTRPLPRPNGFFTWLRSLGIVRGEDRWVGGVCEGIATRTGLDPVLVRGLFIVLGLFGGGLLLYGLAWALLPEPDGRIHAEEALRGSWTSGTTGALVACVLGGGSPSIFWSGDGLLGGFFWTLFWVGGLGLLVYWLFTRNGRGAVSDPHTSAAPVPPMPPAPSAPYAAASAPGPAASAHYTAQGPAASSVRPAAVPPRRRTTPGAAETAVVLGAVLLTIGVILTLDYASVIDIGTPVAVALAAGAAVNGLGIVILGALGRSSGILGLTAIAAVAGAGVAGSNLGTFDTVVVANQGNWTPTASSPATGGYTLAAADGNLDLRYLADETDPAVEIPVNVAASDLTILVPDDVPVLVRADMFAGNVQIDDGVTLTESGGLWKTADERMNDTDGDPLVVRIKGVASNVLVTVNESDLDR encoded by the coding sequence ATGACCCCGCAACCCCCAGTCCCGGACCCGGCCGGCTCCCCCACGGAACCCCTGCCGCCCTTTGACTCCGCTGAGAATCCCACCCGCCCGCTGCCCCGTCCCAACGGCTTCTTCACGTGGTTGCGTTCCCTGGGCATCGTCCGCGGAGAGGACCGCTGGGTGGGCGGTGTCTGTGAGGGAATCGCAACCCGCACCGGACTGGATCCGGTCCTGGTCCGGGGGCTGTTCATTGTCCTGGGCCTGTTCGGCGGCGGACTCCTGCTCTACGGGCTGGCTTGGGCCCTGCTCCCGGAGCCCGACGGACGCATCCATGCAGAGGAAGCCCTGCGCGGCTCTTGGACGTCCGGGACCACCGGAGCGCTCGTGGCCTGCGTCCTGGGCGGTGGAAGTCCCAGCATTTTCTGGTCCGGCGACGGGCTGCTCGGCGGCTTCTTCTGGACGCTGTTCTGGGTTGGCGGCCTCGGGCTGCTGGTGTACTGGCTCTTCACCCGCAACGGCCGCGGTGCCGTGAGCGACCCCCACACTTCTGCCGCGCCTGTCCCGCCGATGCCGCCGGCCCCCTCCGCTCCGTATGCCGCAGCCTCCGCCCCTGGTCCTGCAGCTTCCGCCCACTACACCGCGCAGGGGCCTGCGGCTTCGTCGGTCCGGCCCGCTGCGGTCCCGCCCCGCCGGCGGACCACGCCCGGAGCCGCCGAAACCGCGGTTGTCCTTGGAGCGGTGCTGCTGACCATCGGCGTCATCCTGACCCTGGATTACGCCTCGGTTATCGACATCGGCACCCCGGTGGCCGTTGCCCTCGCGGCGGGGGCGGCAGTCAACGGACTTGGCATCGTCATCCTCGGGGCCCTTGGGCGTTCCTCCGGAATCCTTGGCCTGACCGCCATCGCCGCAGTGGCCGGTGCCGGCGTGGCGGGCAGCAACCTTGGCACCTTCGACACCGTCGTCGTCGCCAATCAGGGGAACTGGACACCCACTGCTTCCTCTCCGGCCACCGGGGGTTACACGCTTGCGGCCGCCGACGGGAACCTGGACCTGCGCTACCTTGCGGATGAGACAGACCCGGCCGTTGAGATCCCGGTCAACGTGGCTGCCAGCGACCTCACCATCCTGGTGCCGGACGATGTCCCCGTCCTCGTCCGCGCGGACATGTTTGCGGGCAACGTCCAGATTGACGACGGCGTCACCCTCACCGAATCCGGGGGGTTATGGAAAACAGCGGATGAACGAATGAATGACACGGACGGCGACCCCCTAGTAGTCCGTATCAAGGGAGTTGCCAGCAATGTCCTGGTGACCGTAAACGAAAGCGACCTGGACCGATGA
- a CDS encoding PspC domain-containing protein: protein MNRFFDILRSSPVRRTRGWAGGVCAGVAARYGWDVSAVRIAVLLSFLLPFVGVWTYLAAWLLLPKDDGTIALEQLIGKR from the coding sequence ATGAACCGTTTCTTTGACATTCTCCGTTCCTCCCCCGTCCGCCGGACCCGCGGCTGGGCCGGCGGGGTCTGCGCCGGGGTGGCAGCACGGTACGGCTGGGACGTCTCAGCGGTCCGGATAGCCGTCCTGCTCAGCTTCCTGCTGCCTTTTGTCGGAGTGTGGACCTATCTCGCCGCATGGCTCCTGCTGCCTAAGGATGACGGCACCATTGCGCTGGAGCAGCTGATCGGCAAACGCTAG
- a CDS encoding 6-phosphofructokinase — translation MKIGILTSGGDCPGLNAVIRGAVLKGIKVHNQEFVGFLDGWRGVVDGDVIDLPRTSVRGISKQGGTILGTSRTNPFEGPNGGPEKIKATMDRLGVDAIIAIGGEGTLAAAQRLTDAGLNIVGVPKTVDNDLDATDYTFGFDTAVQIATEAIDRLRTTGESHHRCMVAEVMGRHVGWIALHSGMAAGAHTILIPENPQSLDQIAEWVTHARDRGRAPLVVVAEGFVTTDMESPHSERGLDAFGRPRLGGIGELLAPEIEARTGIETRATVLGHIQRGGVPTAYDRVLATRLGMAAIDSVIDGLWGTMVALHGTDIVHVGFEKALDNLKTVPQHRYDEASILFG, via the coding sequence ATGAAGATCGGCATCCTAACCAGTGGGGGCGACTGCCCCGGACTCAACGCGGTGATCCGCGGAGCCGTCCTCAAGGGCATCAAGGTCCACAACCAGGAGTTTGTCGGGTTCCTGGACGGATGGCGCGGCGTGGTGGACGGCGACGTCATCGACCTCCCCCGAACCAGCGTCCGCGGCATTTCGAAACAGGGCGGAACCATCCTGGGGACCTCCCGCACCAATCCCTTCGAAGGACCCAACGGCGGGCCGGAAAAAATCAAGGCCACCATGGACCGGCTCGGTGTCGACGCCATCATCGCGATCGGCGGTGAGGGCACCCTGGCGGCGGCGCAGCGCCTCACAGATGCGGGCCTGAACATCGTAGGCGTTCCCAAAACCGTGGACAACGATCTGGACGCCACCGACTACACCTTCGGTTTTGACACCGCTGTGCAGATCGCAACCGAAGCGATTGACCGGCTGCGGACCACCGGTGAATCCCATCACCGCTGCATGGTCGCTGAAGTCATGGGACGCCACGTCGGCTGGATCGCGCTTCACTCCGGCATGGCTGCCGGGGCGCACACCATCCTGATTCCGGAAAATCCACAGAGCCTGGATCAGATTGCCGAGTGGGTCACCCATGCCCGTGACCGCGGCCGCGCCCCGCTCGTCGTCGTTGCCGAGGGTTTCGTCACCACTGACATGGAGTCCCCGCACTCAGAACGCGGGCTGGACGCCTTCGGCCGGCCCCGGCTCGGCGGCATCGGAGAGCTGCTGGCCCCGGAGATCGAAGCCCGGACCGGCATCGAAACCCGTGCCACTGTCCTGGGACACATCCAGCGCGGAGGTGTTCCCACCGCTTATGACCGGGTACTGGCCACACGGCTCGGCATGGCTGCCATTGATTCCGTGATCGACGGGCTGTGGGGAACCATGGTGGCCCTGCACGGCACGGACATTGTGCACGTGGGCTTCGAAAAGGCGCTGGACAATCTCAAGACAGTTCCCCAGCACCGCTACGACGAAGCGTCCATTCTCTTCGGCTGA
- a CDS encoding N-acetyltransferase — protein sequence MNLDPGTIAIIQLAWSRRLGLADDALSAAGDGTRIYSVQDESRSVSFMRLFGREVFCGPEWAARRARGKSAAELSRQTSLAGLSVEYGGRTVGSEHLCFADAFPEPMEPAEELAVSEDPEIAVQLERLCPPDDVAEAGLAGKEALFIVVDDSAEVPVPLAGAGYNIRDGILADISTLTAPSSRRHGLGRYVTSIAVEESMAAGLIPQYRTPLDNIGAARTAAGAGFLAVGIRSEVQLTA from the coding sequence ATGAATTTGGATCCGGGAACGATTGCGATCATTCAGCTCGCCTGGTCCCGCCGCTTAGGCCTGGCCGATGATGCCCTGTCTGCCGCCGGGGACGGAACGCGGATCTACAGCGTGCAGGACGAGTCCCGCAGCGTATCCTTCATGCGCCTTTTTGGCCGGGAGGTCTTCTGCGGGCCCGAATGGGCGGCTCGGCGTGCCCGCGGCAAGAGCGCAGCGGAACTCAGCCGCCAAACCTCTCTCGCCGGCCTTTCCGTGGAGTACGGCGGAAGAACCGTTGGCTCCGAACATCTGTGTTTTGCCGATGCGTTCCCGGAGCCCATGGAACCGGCGGAGGAACTGGCTGTCTCCGAGGACCCGGAGATTGCCGTCCAGCTGGAGCGTCTGTGCCCGCCCGACGACGTCGCTGAAGCAGGCTTGGCGGGCAAGGAAGCGCTGTTCATAGTCGTGGATGACAGCGCAGAAGTTCCGGTTCCGCTGGCGGGCGCCGGCTACAACATCCGGGACGGCATCCTGGCTGACATCTCCACGCTCACCGCTCCGTCCAGCCGCCGGCACGGACTGGGACGCTATGTCACGTCCATTGCAGTGGAGGAGTCCATGGCGGCTGGCCTGATCCCGCAGTACCGCACGCCCCTGGACAACATCGGGGCGGCCCGGACGGCGGCCGGAGCAGGTTTCCTTGCCGTCGGGATCCGCTCCGAAGTCCAGCTGACGGCCTAG
- a CDS encoding ankyrin repeat domain-containing protein: MSTPESRPEIDEDIIELAGLVFDAARAGDTEGIRGYLDAGVPVNLTNGSGDTLVMLASYHGHESLTALLVERGADVNTQNDRGQTPLAGAVFKGYTGIFRILVEGGADPDAGSPSARDTAGFFQRQEMLALLP; encoded by the coding sequence ATGAGCACCCCGGAATCCCGCCCGGAGATTGACGAAGACATCATCGAACTGGCCGGTTTGGTGTTCGATGCTGCGCGCGCCGGTGATACGGAGGGGATCCGGGGTTACCTGGATGCCGGAGTGCCCGTGAACCTGACCAACGGCTCCGGCGACACACTGGTGATGCTGGCCTCCTACCACGGCCACGAGAGCCTGACCGCGCTGCTGGTTGAGCGGGGCGCGGATGTGAACACCCAGAATGACCGGGGCCAGACCCCGCTGGCTGGTGCCGTCTTCAAGGGCTACACCGGTATCTTCCGCATCCTGGTTGAAGGGGGAGCGGACCCTGACGCCGGTTCGCCGAGTGCACGGGACACGGCAGGATTCTTTCAGCGGCAGGAAATGCTGGCCCTGCTGCCATAA